From a single Calditrichota bacterium genomic region:
- a CDS encoding methyltransferase domain-containing protein: MSESKVEVTGFEARHYDKLMNFLTFGSYPLFIRRAIQKMNIRPKDKILDMGCGTGRNSCLMVKYLSDAGSIIGLDIGEEMIQNFERKCQKFSNVMLQKRRIEEPLPFEGEFDKVFISFVFHGFPDDQKEFIVKNAKKALKKGGEFFILDYNEFDLEQKSWPIRKGFKKVECPLAFDYIKGDWKKWLSERGFGNFTEDFFYWKIVRLLKAEKL; this comes from the coding sequence ACTACGACAAGTTAATGAATTTCCTGACTTTTGGCAGCTATCCGCTTTTCATCCGTCGAGCAATTCAAAAAATGAATATCCGACCGAAAGATAAGATACTGGATATGGGCTGCGGCACTGGCAGAAATAGCTGCCTGATGGTGAAATATCTTTCCGATGCGGGAAGCATCATCGGACTGGATATTGGCGAGGAGATGATTCAAAATTTCGAGAGGAAGTGCCAGAAATTTTCTAATGTAATGTTGCAAAAGAGGAGAATTGAAGAACCCCTGCCTTTTGAAGGCGAATTTGATAAAGTTTTTATCTCATTTGTTTTCCACGGCTTCCCCGACGACCAAAAAGAATTCATTGTTAAAAATGCAAAAAAAGCGCTGAAAAAAGGCGGTGAATTCTTCATTCTGGATTACAATGAATTTGATTTGGAACAGAAAAGCTGGCCGATTCGGAAAGGTTTCAAAAAAGTCGAGTGTCCGCTTGCTTTTGATTATATTAAAGGTGATTGGAAGAAGTGGTTATCGGAGCGAGGATTTGGAAATTTCACTGAAGATTTCTTTTATTGGAAAATTGTGCGACTTTTAAAAGCAGAAAAATTATAA